The following proteins come from a genomic window of Geminicoccaceae bacterium SCSIO 64248:
- a CDS encoding MotA/TolQ/ExbB proton channel family protein, translated as MFTPTGSSAFSGPETADVRPDWPEFIADLAPGKADQRAYLLLLRFALLNLVSIALLGAAYLQGWISALLAGDTTYMVTLIFITFLAGLFICTRKILQVSWELNQLRSMTPHPASRTALYLRQTEGRDSSSRSLIASALRLKLGSKITPVRYLASTLVLLGLIGTVVGFIMALSGVDPQAASDASAIGGMVATLIGGMSVALYTTLVGAVLNIWLMIACRLLESGTAKLLTGIVERGELHA; from the coding sequence ATGTTCACGCCGACCGGATCGTCGGCCTTCTCGGGACCGGAGACCGCTGACGTCCGGCCGGACTGGCCGGAATTCATCGCCGATCTGGCGCCGGGCAAGGCCGACCAACGGGCTTACCTGCTGCTCCTCCGCTTCGCCCTGCTCAACCTCGTGTCGATCGCCCTGCTGGGCGCAGCCTATCTGCAAGGCTGGATCAGCGCCCTTCTCGCCGGCGACACGACCTACATGGTCACGCTGATCTTCATCACTTTCCTGGCCGGCCTGTTCATCTGCACGCGCAAGATCCTGCAGGTGAGCTGGGAGCTGAACCAGCTGCGCTCGATGACGCCGCACCCGGCGTCGCGCACCGCGCTCTATCTCCGCCAGACCGAAGGCAGGGACTCGTCCAGCCGGAGCCTGATCGCCTCCGCCCTCCGGCTCAAGCTGGGAAGCAAGATCACGCCGGTCCGCTACCTCGCCAGCACGCTGGTCCTGCTCGGCCTGATCGGGACGGTGGTGGGCTTCATCATGGCGCTGTCCGGCGTGGACCCTCAGGCCGCCTCGGATGCCAGCGCGATCGGCGGGATGGTGGCGACGCTGATCGGCGGCATGTCGGTCGCCCTCTACACGACGCTCGTGGGTGCGGTCCTCAATATCTGGCTGATGATCGCCTGCCGTCTGCTCGAATCCGGCACGGCGAAGCTGTTGACCGGCATCGTCGAGCGGGGCGAGCTTCATGCGTGA
- a CDS encoding purine-nucleoside phosphorylase gives MAADRGDTSGRDALSVLRSRSDLRPEVAIMLGSGLGEVLEPLTERVAVPYADMPGFPTTSVPGHAGQLVLGRVEGTAVAVLQGRAHLYEGAPAAWPRVPIRTLKALGAGTILLTNAAGSLRSEIGPGRLCLISDHINGLGANPLTGANDDEAGPRFPDMSAVYDVALQQDFRRLAAEAGLDLAGGVYLATPGPSFETPAEIRAMRAIGADLVGMSTVPEAIVARHAGLRVAGLAVVTNLAAGLGNGTLSHEETLATAGAAAADLGRLVRAWLRSLAPAGKESAP, from the coding sequence CTGGCCGCCGACCGGGGTGACACGTCCGGCCGCGACGCGCTCTCGGTCCTGCGCTCCCGGTCCGACCTGCGGCCGGAGGTGGCCATCATGCTGGGCTCGGGCCTGGGCGAGGTCCTCGAGCCGCTGACCGAGCGCGTCGCGGTTCCCTACGCGGACATGCCCGGCTTCCCGACGACCAGCGTGCCTGGTCACGCCGGTCAGCTCGTCCTCGGACGCGTCGAGGGCACGGCGGTCGCCGTCCTCCAGGGCCGTGCACATCTCTACGAAGGAGCGCCGGCCGCTTGGCCCCGCGTGCCGATCCGTACGCTCAAGGCTCTGGGCGCGGGCACCATCCTCCTGACGAACGCCGCCGGCAGCCTGCGGTCCGAGATCGGGCCGGGACGGCTCTGCCTCATTTCCGATCACATCAACGGCCTCGGCGCCAACCCGTTGACCGGTGCCAACGACGACGAGGCAGGCCCGCGGTTTCCCGATATGTCGGCCGTCTATGATGTTGCGTTGCAGCAGGATTTCCGCCGGTTGGCGGCCGAGGCTGGCCTCGATCTCGCCGGCGGTGTCTACCTCGCCACGCCGGGCCCGAGCTTCGAGACGCCGGCCGAGATACGTGCGATGCGGGCAATCGGCGCTGATCTCGTAGGCATGTCGACGGTTCCCGAGGCGATCGTGGCGCGCCATGCCGGCCTGCGCGTCGCCGGGCTCGCGGTCGTCACCAATCTCGCGGCAGGTCTCGGCAATGGCACCCTCAGCCACGAGGAAACCCTGGCGACCGCCGGCGCCGCCGCAGCCGATCTCGGCCGGCTGGTGCGGGCCTGGCTGCGGTCGCTCGCCCCGGCCGGAAAGGAGAGCGCGCCATGA
- a CDS encoding ABC transporter permease: MALLDPALILSLADSTIRLATPLILAALAGLFAERSGVVDIGLEGKMLGAAFAAGAVAAVTGSAWAALGVAMLVSVGFSLLHGFASITCQGNQVVSGMALNIMVAGLGPALAQAWFGQAGRTPILPDEARFTPIDLPFAQNLAEVPVLGPIYAVLISGHNILVYLTALLVVVVTYVVYRTRFGLRLRAVGENPGAVDTAGVSVAGLRYQALVVTGLLCGIAGAYLSIAASASFVRDMTAGKGYLALAALIFAKWRPVPAMLACLLFAFADAAQVRLQGVALPGLGPVPVQLIQALPYLLTILLLAGFVGRAVAPKAIGEPYVKER, translated from the coding sequence ATGGCCCTGCTCGATCCCGCCCTCATCCTCTCGTTGGCCGATTCGACCATTCGCCTCGCCACGCCTCTGATCCTGGCAGCACTGGCCGGCCTGTTCGCCGAGCGCAGCGGCGTGGTCGACATCGGTCTCGAGGGCAAGATGCTGGGGGCCGCGTTCGCGGCCGGGGCGGTGGCGGCCGTGACGGGCTCGGCCTGGGCGGCGCTCGGGGTCGCCATGCTGGTCTCGGTCGGCTTTTCGCTCCTGCACGGATTTGCGTCGATCACCTGCCAGGGCAACCAGGTCGTCTCGGGCATGGCGCTGAACATCATGGTCGCCGGCCTCGGACCGGCGCTCGCGCAGGCCTGGTTCGGCCAGGCCGGCCGGACGCCGATCCTGCCGGACGAGGCGCGCTTCACGCCGATCGACCTTCCCTTCGCGCAGAACCTGGCGGAGGTGCCGGTGCTCGGGCCCATCTACGCCGTGCTGATCAGCGGCCACAATATCCTGGTCTATCTGACCGCCCTGCTCGTCGTCGTGGTGACCTATGTCGTCTACCGCACGCGGTTCGGCCTGCGGCTGCGCGCGGTCGGCGAGAACCCCGGAGCCGTCGATACCGCCGGCGTTTCGGTCGCCGGCCTGCGCTATCAGGCGCTCGTGGTGACGGGGCTGCTCTGCGGCATCGCGGGCGCCTATCTGTCGATCGCGGCGAGCGCGTCTTTCGTGCGGGACATGACCGCCGGCAAGGGTTATCTCGCGCTGGCCGCCCTCATCTTCGCGAAATGGCGGCCGGTCCCGGCTATGCTCGCCTGCCTCCTGTTCGCGTTCGCCGATGCGGCACAGGTCCGGCTTCAGGGCGTGGCCTTACCGGGATTGGGGCCGGTGCCGGTTCAATTGATCCAGGCGCTGCCCTATCTGCTGACCATCCTCCTGCTGGCCGGCTTTGTCGGCCGCGCCGTGGCGCCCAAGGCGATCGGCGAGCCGTACGTCAAGGAACGATGA
- the glgA gene encoding glycogen synthase GlgA, with product MRSLLVTSEYYPLIKTGGLADVCGALPPALAAQGVDARVLLPGYPAVLDAVRHTVTVAPLPDLFGGQGRLLRGRAPDDTVLYLVDAPHLFARGGGPYLDPAGQDWPDNHLRFAALSWVGAHLPAGNDGWQPQIVHAHDWQAGLAPLYLRSRPDRRPRSVVTIHNLAFQGLYPSWRMNELRLSPEHFTADGFEFHGQIGFLKAGLVFADRITTVSPTYAREIMSAEAGAGLDGLLRHRSAVVSGILNGLDTTVWDPAKDTALPAAYAANDLSGKATCKSVLQRRMRLGEARNRPLFGVVSRLTQQKGLDLLASLVPAIVRAGGQLALLGTGEPGLEATFRQAAEDHAGHVGVLIGYDEQLAHLILGGADALIVPSRFEPCGLTQLQALRYGTLPVVSRVGGLADTVIDANTAALADGAATGFVFAPSTAAALADAIGRALALFSEPDRWRSIQRRAMSRDVGWTRPAQAYRALYQDLLQADSTA from the coding sequence ATGCGAAGCCTGCTCGTCACATCCGAATACTACCCGCTGATCAAGACGGGCGGCTTGGCCGACGTGTGCGGCGCCCTGCCGCCCGCGCTGGCGGCGCAGGGCGTCGACGCGCGGGTCCTGCTGCCCGGCTACCCGGCGGTGCTCGACGCGGTGAGGCACACCGTGACCGTCGCGCCGCTGCCGGACCTGTTCGGCGGCCAGGGGCGGCTCCTGCGGGGCCGGGCGCCCGACGACACCGTCCTCTATCTGGTCGACGCGCCCCATCTCTTCGCCAGGGGCGGCGGCCCCTATCTCGACCCGGCCGGGCAGGACTGGCCGGACAACCACCTGCGCTTCGCCGCCCTGTCGTGGGTGGGCGCCCACCTGCCGGCCGGCAATGACGGCTGGCAGCCTCAGATCGTCCACGCCCATGACTGGCAGGCCGGGCTCGCGCCGCTCTATCTCCGCTCCCGTCCGGACCGGCGGCCGAGAAGCGTCGTCACGATCCACAATCTGGCGTTCCAGGGTCTGTACCCCTCCTGGCGGATGAACGAGCTCCGCCTGTCGCCCGAGCACTTCACGGCGGACGGCTTCGAGTTCCACGGCCAGATCGGCTTCCTCAAGGCCGGCCTCGTCTTCGCCGACCGGATCACCACGGTCAGCCCGACCTATGCCCGGGAGATCATGTCGGCCGAGGCCGGCGCCGGGCTGGACGGCCTCTTGCGCCACCGCTCGGCGGTCGTCAGCGGCATCCTCAACGGTTTGGACACGACCGTCTGGGATCCCGCCAAGGACACGGCCTTGCCCGCCGCCTACGCCGCCAACGACCTGTCCGGCAAGGCGACCTGCAAGTCCGTCCTGCAGCGCCGGATGCGGCTCGGGGAAGCGCGCAACCGGCCGCTGTTCGGCGTCGTCAGCCGCCTGACCCAGCAAAAGGGCCTCGACCTGCTGGCGAGCCTGGTGCCCGCCATCGTGCGCGCCGGAGGACAGCTGGCGCTGCTCGGCACCGGCGAGCCCGGGCTCGAGGCGACGTTCCGCCAGGCGGCAGAGGATCATGCCGGCCATGTCGGCGTCCTGATCGGCTATGACGAGCAGTTGGCCCACCTGATCCTCGGCGGCGCCGACGCCCTGATCGTGCCCTCGCGCTTCGAGCCCTGCGGCCTTACCCAGCTGCAGGCCCTGCGCTACGGCACGCTGCCGGTCGTGTCGCGCGTCGGCGGCCTGGCCGATACGGTGATCGACGCCAACACCGCCGCTTTGGCCGACGGCGCCGCGACGGGCTTCGTGTTCGCGCCGTCGACGGCCGCGGCGCTCGCCGACGCGATCGGACGGGCGCTGGCCCTGTTTTCCGAACCGGATCGCTGGCGCTCGATCCAGCGACGCGCCATGTCGCGCGATGTCGGCTGGACCCGGCCGGCCCAAGCCTATCGCGCCCTCTACCAGGACCTTCTGCAAGCGGACAGCACGGCATGA
- a CDS encoding ABC transporter permease: MRAELPRWVDYGLLPLLNLAAALVVSGLIVVMLGENPVEALELLISGAFGFGEAIGYTLYYATNFIFTGLAVAVAFHAGLFNIGGEGQAYIGGLGVGLVCLALEPLPFVLVLPAAIVAGAVFGGLWGLIPGWLQARRGSHIVITTIMFNFIASALMTYLLVNVLIRPGQASPESRVFADHVWLPQLDEIAAGFGVDLPGSPLNLAFLFALVACVLVWVYVWQTRAGYRLRVVGQNEQAAVYGGIEPGRVVMVAMAISGALAAGVGLNEIMGAQHRLILGFPGGYGFVGIAVALMGRNHPVGIVLAAILFGALYQGGSELSFDMPAVNRDMVVVIQGLVILFCGALENMFRPALARLFRRPAPAGAVA, translated from the coding sequence TTGAGGGCGGAGCTGCCGCGCTGGGTCGACTACGGCCTTCTGCCGCTTTTGAACCTGGCGGCCGCGCTCGTCGTTTCGGGCCTGATCGTCGTCATGCTCGGCGAGAACCCGGTCGAGGCGCTGGAACTGCTGATCTCGGGCGCGTTCGGCTTCGGCGAAGCGATCGGCTACACGCTCTATTACGCGACCAACTTCATCTTCACGGGCCTCGCCGTCGCGGTCGCGTTTCATGCCGGCCTGTTCAACATCGGCGGCGAGGGCCAGGCCTATATCGGCGGCCTCGGCGTCGGCCTGGTCTGCCTCGCCCTCGAGCCGTTGCCGTTCGTCCTCGTCCTGCCGGCCGCCATCGTCGCCGGCGCCGTCTTCGGCGGCCTGTGGGGCCTGATCCCCGGCTGGCTGCAGGCGAGACGCGGCAGCCACATCGTCATCACGACGATCATGTTCAATTTCATCGCGTCGGCGCTGATGACCTATCTTCTGGTCAACGTCCTGATCCGTCCGGGCCAGGCCAGTCCCGAGTCACGCGTGTTCGCCGATCACGTCTGGCTGCCGCAGCTCGACGAGATCGCGGCAGGGTTCGGCGTCGACCTTCCCGGCTCGCCCCTCAACCTCGCCTTCCTGTTCGCCCTGGTCGCCTGCGTTCTCGTCTGGGTCTATGTCTGGCAGACGCGCGCCGGCTACCGTCTGCGCGTCGTCGGCCAGAACGAGCAGGCCGCCGTCTATGGCGGCATCGAGCCCGGCCGTGTCGTCATGGTCGCCATGGCGATCTCCGGCGCGCTCGCCGCCGGCGTCGGCCTCAACGAGATCATGGGCGCGCAGCACCGCCTGATCCTGGGCTTCCCGGGCGGCTACGGCTTCGTCGGCATCGCCGTCGCCCTGATGGGCCGCAACCATCCCGTCGGCATCGTCCTCGCCGCCATCCTGTTCGGCGCGCTCTATCAGGGCGGGTCGGAGCTGTCCTTCGACATGCCGGCGGTCAACCGGGACATGGTCGTGGTCATCCAGGGACTGGTGATCCTGTTCTGCGGCGCGCTCGAGAACATGTTCCGGCCGGCCCTGGCCCGCCTTTTCCGCCGTCCCGCGCCGGCCGGCGCGGTTGCCTGA
- a CDS encoding alpha-D-glucose phosphate-specific phosphoglucomutase, which produces MTSISTVKTTPIAGQRPGTSGLRKKVPVFQEPHYLENFVQSVFDCLEGIEGATLVIGGDGRYHNAEAIQTILKMAAANGAVRLLVGRDGLLSTPAVSAVIRARKAYGGFILSASHNPGGPKGDFGIKYNIGNGGPAPEKVTEAVYVRTQAIDAYRIVEAPDVDLSAIGSTAIGDATVEVIDPVADYKALMAQLFDFARIRSMFESGFRMRFDAMHAVTGPYAKAILEDALGAPAGTVINGTPLPDFGGGHPDPNLVHAAELVAVMAGADAPDLGAASDGDGDRNLILGQNLFVTPSDSLAVLAANAHLAPGYAGGLKGVARSMPTSQAVDRVAKEMGIGCFETPTGWKFFGNLLDAGMATLCGEESAGTGSDHVREKDGLWAVLLWLNILAVRQEPVTDIVRAHWRQFGRNVYSRHDYEGVDSDAAGRLMSELKSKLDSLAGTTHGDLAVERADDFAYRDPVDQSVSANQGVRIFFEGGSRIVFRLSGTGTEGATLRVYLERYQPDPARHDDEPQAALADLIRAADGIAGIRCHTGRDKPTVIT; this is translated from the coding sequence ATGACCAGCATCAGCACCGTCAAGACTACGCCCATCGCCGGCCAGCGGCCCGGCACGTCCGGCCTGCGCAAGAAGGTGCCGGTCTTTCAGGAGCCGCACTATCTCGAGAACTTCGTGCAGTCGGTGTTCGACTGCCTGGAGGGTATCGAAGGCGCCACCCTGGTGATCGGCGGCGACGGCCGCTACCACAACGCCGAGGCAATCCAGACCATTCTCAAGATGGCGGCCGCCAACGGGGCGGTCAGGCTTCTGGTCGGCCGGGACGGCCTTCTGTCGACGCCCGCGGTCTCGGCCGTGATCCGGGCGCGCAAGGCCTATGGCGGCTTCATCCTCTCCGCCAGCCACAATCCGGGCGGTCCCAAGGGGGACTTCGGGATCAAGTACAATATCGGCAATGGCGGCCCGGCTCCGGAGAAGGTGACCGAGGCGGTCTACGTGCGGACCCAGGCGATCGACGCGTACCGCATCGTCGAGGCGCCGGACGTCGATCTGTCGGCGATCGGCTCGACCGCGATCGGCGACGCCACGGTCGAGGTCATCGACCCGGTCGCGGACTACAAGGCGCTGATGGCGCAGCTTTTCGACTTCGCGCGAATCCGCTCGATGTTCGAGAGCGGCTTTCGCATGCGCTTCGACGCCATGCACGCCGTCACCGGCCCCTATGCCAAGGCAATCCTGGAGGACGCGCTCGGCGCGCCTGCGGGCACGGTCATCAACGGGACCCCTCTGCCCGATTTCGGCGGCGGCCATCCCGATCCCAACCTGGTCCACGCCGCCGAGCTGGTCGCGGTCATGGCCGGCGCCGACGCGCCGGACCTGGGCGCCGCCTCGGACGGCGACGGCGACCGCAACCTGATCCTCGGCCAGAACCTGTTCGTCACGCCGTCGGACAGCCTGGCAGTCCTGGCGGCGAACGCGCATCTGGCACCGGGCTATGCCGGCGGCCTGAAGGGCGTGGCCCGCTCGATGCCGACCAGCCAGGCGGTCGACCGGGTCGCGAAGGAGATGGGCATCGGCTGCTTCGAGACGCCGACCGGATGGAAGTTCTTCGGCAATCTGCTGGATGCCGGCATGGCCACCCTGTGCGGCGAGGAGAGCGCCGGCACCGGATCGGACCATGTCCGCGAGAAGGACGGCCTGTGGGCGGTGCTGCTCTGGCTCAACATCCTGGCGGTGCGCCAGGAGCCGGTGACCGACATCGTCCGGGCCCATTGGCGCCAGTTCGGCCGCAACGTGTACAGCCGCCACGACTACGAGGGCGTCGACAGCGACGCCGCCGGCCGGCTGATGAGCGAGTTGAAGAGCAAGCTCGATTCACTCGCCGGCACGACGCACGGCGACCTCGCGGTCGAGCGCGCCGACGACTTCGCCTATCGCGATCCGGTCGACCAGTCGGTCAGCGCCAACCAAGGCGTCCGGATCTTTTTCGAAGGCGGCTCGCGCATCGTCTTCCGTCTGTCGGGCACCGGCACCGAGGGAGCGACCCTACGCGTCTATCTGGAGCGCTACCAGCCCGACCCGGCACGGCACGACGACGAGCCGCAGGCCGCGCTGGCCGATCTCATACGGGCCGCCGACGGCATCGCCGGCATCCGTTGCCATACCGGCCGGGACAAGCCGACCGTCATCACCTGA
- a CDS encoding ABC transporter ATP-binding protein, whose product MRGIDKRFGAVHANKRVSFAIPGGTIHGIIGENGAGKSTAMNILYGFYQADGGMVLIDGKEVRIGNSAEAIAAGVGMVHQHFMLVEPFTVLENILLGAEGGMTLKAGETKARAELAALERDYNLEIDLDARVADLPVGLQQRVEILKALYRGARILILDEPTGVLTPQEADHLFRILRNLKAQGRTVVLITHKLREIMAVTDNVTVMRRGEVAANVRTADTSREQLAELMVGRTVLLKVEKTRAQPGEPVLEIDRLTVRDRSGVERVKNVTFSVRRGEIVGIAGVAGNGQSELLEAVAGIRPVTSGTVRVAGREIQDSEGRAEGLGHVPEDRLRLGLIKGFAAYENAVLGYHDRKAYVRGRFMRRASIIRTCLGWMKGYDVRPSDPALRASAFSGGNQQKLVLAREMEHDPDVLLVGQPTRGVDIGAIEFIHKRLIAMRDAGKAILLISVELDEIMALSDRIVVMCDGHCTGEVDIEEAEEQSVGLMMAGVPQEKAA is encoded by the coding sequence ATGCGCGGCATCGACAAGCGCTTCGGCGCCGTCCACGCCAACAAGCGGGTCAGCTTCGCCATCCCGGGCGGCACGATCCACGGCATCATCGGCGAGAACGGCGCCGGCAAGTCGACCGCGATGAACATCCTCTACGGCTTCTACCAGGCCGATGGCGGGATGGTCCTGATCGACGGCAAGGAGGTCCGGATCGGAAATTCGGCCGAGGCGATTGCCGCCGGGGTCGGCATGGTCCACCAGCATTTCATGCTGGTCGAGCCGTTCACGGTGCTGGAGAACATCCTGCTCGGGGCCGAGGGCGGCATGACGCTCAAGGCCGGCGAGACCAAGGCCCGCGCCGAGCTTGCCGCGCTCGAGCGCGACTACAATCTTGAGATCGACCTCGACGCCCGGGTCGCCGACCTGCCGGTCGGGCTGCAGCAGCGGGTCGAGATCCTCAAGGCGCTGTATCGCGGCGCGCGCATCCTGATCCTCGACGAGCCCACCGGCGTGCTGACGCCGCAGGAGGCGGACCATCTCTTCCGGATCCTGCGCAACCTCAAGGCACAGGGGCGCACGGTCGTCTTGATCACGCACAAGCTGCGCGAGATCATGGCGGTGACCGACAACGTCACGGTCATGCGCCGGGGCGAGGTCGCGGCGAACGTGCGCACGGCGGACACGTCGCGCGAGCAGCTGGCGGAACTCATGGTCGGCCGCACGGTCCTGCTCAAGGTGGAGAAGACCAGGGCCCAGCCGGGTGAGCCCGTGCTGGAGATCGATCGTCTGACCGTGCGTGATCGCTCCGGCGTCGAGCGGGTGAAGAACGTGACCTTCAGCGTGCGCCGCGGCGAGATCGTCGGCATTGCCGGCGTGGCCGGCAACGGTCAGAGCGAGCTGCTGGAGGCCGTCGCCGGCATCCGTCCGGTCACGTCGGGGACCGTGCGTGTCGCCGGACGCGAGATCCAAGACAGCGAGGGACGGGCCGAGGGACTCGGCCACGTGCCCGAGGACCGCCTGCGGCTCGGCCTGATCAAGGGCTTCGCCGCCTACGAGAACGCGGTGCTCGGCTACCACGACCGCAAGGCCTATGTCCGAGGACGCTTCATGCGCCGCGCCAGCATCATCCGGACCTGCCTGGGCTGGATGAAGGGCTACGACGTCCGCCCGAGCGATCCGGCCCTGCGAGCCTCCGCCTTCTCCGGCGGCAACCAGCAGAAGCTGGTCCTCGCCCGCGAGATGGAGCACGACCCGGACGTGCTCCTGGTCGGACAACCGACCCGCGGCGTCGACATCGGCGCGATCGAGTTCATCCACAAGCGCCTGATCGCGATGCGGGACGCCGGCAAGGCCATCCTCCTGATCTCGGTCGAACTGGACGAGATCATGGCGCTTTCCGATCGCATCGTCGTCATGTGCGACGGCCATTGCACCGGCGAGGTCGACATCGAGGAGGCCGAGGAGCAGAGCGTCGGCCTCATGATGGCCGGCGTGCCGCAGGAGAAGGCGGCTTGA
- the folD gene encoding bifunctional methylenetetrahydrofolate dehydrogenase/methenyltetrahydrofolate cyclohydrolase FolD, whose product MADARLIDGKAHAAALRAALATASADFTARSGVKPTLRVVLVGEHPASIAYVGTKARMAEGAGIDAEVLRLPAETSEGELLDVIASLNADPAVHAILVQLPLPGHIDGDAVIEAIAPAKDVDGFHPINLGRLVAGHGRLPEDALVPCTPYGCLRLIRDTLGDAVAGCRAVVLGRSNIVGKPMAALLLRADCTVTVAHSRTRDLPDLCRSADILVAAVGRPGMVKASWLSPRAAVIDVGINRVATEDGKGRLVGDVDFEDVRAKVAAITPVPGGVGPMTVACLLRNTLIAAAAQSGIPAELP is encoded by the coding sequence ATGGCCGATGCCCGCCTGATCGACGGCAAGGCCCACGCCGCCGCCCTGCGAGCCGCGCTGGCCACGGCTTCGGCCGACTTCACGGCGCGGTCCGGCGTCAAGCCGACCCTGCGCGTCGTCCTGGTCGGCGAGCACCCGGCGTCGATCGCCTATGTCGGCACCAAGGCGCGCATGGCGGAAGGCGCCGGTATCGACGCCGAGGTCCTGCGCCTACCGGCGGAAACGAGCGAGGGCGAGCTGCTCGACGTGATCGCCAGCCTCAACGCCGACCCGGCGGTTCACGCGATCCTCGTCCAGCTGCCGCTGCCCGGTCACATCGACGGCGACGCCGTTATCGAGGCGATCGCGCCGGCCAAGGATGTCGACGGCTTCCACCCGATCAATCTCGGCCGCCTCGTCGCCGGCCACGGCCGTCTGCCCGAAGACGCCCTGGTGCCGTGCACGCCCTATGGCTGCCTCCGCCTGATCCGGGACACGCTGGGCGATGCGGTCGCCGGCTGTCGCGCCGTCGTGCTCGGCCGGTCCAACATCGTCGGCAAGCCGATGGCCGCCCTTCTTCTCCGTGCCGACTGCACGGTGACGGTCGCGCATTCGCGAACGCGCGACCTGCCGGATCTATGCCGTAGCGCCGACATCCTGGTCGCCGCCGTCGGCCGGCCCGGCATGGTCAAGGCGAGTTGGCTGTCGCCGCGAGCGGCCGTCATCGACGTGGGGATCAATCGCGTCGCGACCGAGGACGGCAAGGGGCGCCTCGTCGGCGACGTCGACTTCGAGGACGTCCGCGCCAAGGTGGCGGCCATTACGCCCGTTCCCGGCGGGGTCGGGCCGATGACCGTGGCCTGCCTCCTGCGCAACACGCTGATCGCCGCGGCGGCGCAGAGCGGGATCCCGGCCGAACTGCCCTAG
- a CDS encoding YggT family protein gives MRTLLDLFDTICGLYSFVVIAAVILTWLVQFNVVNSRNQFVYTLGDFLYRATEPVLRPIRERLPNLGGIDVSPIVLILILQFLPRLLRELLGYY, from the coding sequence ATGCGCACGCTCCTCGACCTCTTCGACACGATCTGCGGCCTCTACAGCTTCGTGGTCATCGCGGCCGTGATCCTGACCTGGCTGGTCCAGTTCAACGTCGTGAACAGCCGCAACCAGTTCGTCTATACGCTGGGCGATTTCCTCTATCGGGCGACCGAGCCCGTGCTGAGGCCGATCCGCGAGCGGCTGCCCAATCTCGGCGGCATCGACGTCTCGCCGATTGTCTTGATCCTGATCCTGCAGTTCCTGCCGCGTCTGCTGCGTGAGTTGCTGGGCTATTACTGA
- the glgC gene encoding glucose-1-phosphate adenylyltransferase: protein MSEQRRVAPGLARHALAYVLAGGRGSRLRQLTDRRAKPAVMFGGSWRIIDFALSNAVNSGIRRIGVATQYKAHSLIRHMQRGWNFFRGERNESFDILPASQRVSEHAWYSGTADAVFQNIDILQSYDIDHIVILAGDHVYKMDYELMLEEHVSSGADVTVGCLEVPRMEATGFGVMHVDANDRVVSFLEKPKDPPGLPDKPDVALASMGIYVFSTAFLFDQLRRDAADPSSSHDFGKDIIPYLVENAKAVAHRFPKSCVRSRPDEDAYWRDVGTIDAYWEANLDLISVTPSLNLYDRHWPIWTDPVLAPPAKFVFDDEGRRGLAVDSMVANGSILSGARIHNTLLSTHVRVNSYTTLREALILPDVDIGRHCRLSKVVIDRGVRIPAGLVVGEDPDDDARRFERSSGGVTLITREMIEALDR from the coding sequence ATGTCCGAACAGCGTCGGGTCGCCCCAGGCCTCGCACGTCACGCCCTGGCTTATGTCCTTGCCGGCGGACGAGGCAGCCGTCTTCGCCAGCTCACCGACCGTCGCGCCAAGCCGGCCGTCATGTTCGGCGGCAGCTGGCGGATCATCGACTTCGCCTTGTCCAACGCGGTGAATTCCGGCATCCGCCGGATCGGCGTCGCGACCCAGTACAAGGCACACAGCCTGATCCGCCACATGCAACGCGGCTGGAACTTCTTCCGGGGCGAGCGCAACGAGAGCTTCGACATCCTGCCGGCGTCGCAGCGCGTGTCCGAACATGCGTGGTATTCCGGCACGGCCGACGCCGTGTTCCAGAACATCGACATCCTGCAAAGCTACGACATCGACCACATCGTCATCCTGGCCGGCGACCACGTCTACAAGATGGACTACGAGCTCATGCTGGAGGAGCACGTCTCATCCGGCGCCGACGTGACCGTCGGCTGCCTCGAGGTGCCGCGCATGGAGGCGACCGGCTTCGGCGTGATGCATGTCGACGCGAACGACCGGGTCGTCAGCTTCCTGGAAAAGCCCAAGGATCCGCCGGGCCTCCCCGACAAGCCGGACGTCGCGCTCGCCAGCATGGGCATCTACGTCTTCTCGACCGCCTTCCTGTTCGACCAGCTCCGGCGCGATGCGGCGGATCCCAGCTCGAGCCACGATTTCGGCAAGGACATCATCCCCTACCTCGTCGAGAACGCGAAGGCGGTCGCGCATCGCTTCCCCAAGAGCTGCGTGCGCTCGCGGCCGGACGAGGACGCGTACTGGCGCGACGTCGGCACGATCGACGCGTATTGGGAAGCCAATCTCGACCTCATCAGCGTCACGCCCTCCCTCAATCTCTACGACCGGCACTGGCCGATATGGACGGATCCGGTCCTGGCGCCGCCGGCGAAGTTCGTGTTCGACGACGAGGGGCGGCGCGGCCTCGCCGTCGATTCCATGGTCGCGAACGGCTCCATCCTGTCCGGCGCCCGCATACACAACACGCTTCTGTCCACCCATGTCCGCGTCAATTCCTACACGACGCTGCGCGAGGCCCTGATCCTGCCCGACGTCGACATCGGCCGGCATTGCCGCCTGTCCAAGGTCGTGATCGACCGCGGCGTCCGGATTCCGGCGGGCCTGGTCGTGGGCGAGGATCCCGACGACGACGCACGCCGGTTCGAGCGAAGCTCCGGCGGGGTCACCCTGATCACGCGCGAGATGATCGAGGCCCTTGACCGCTGA